In one Oryza glaberrima chromosome 2, OglaRS2, whole genome shotgun sequence genomic region, the following are encoded:
- the LOC127764635 gene encoding epimerase family protein SDR39U1 homolog, chloroplastic isoform X2 yields the protein MGSRGCFCKRPAAMGNLLLLLPHPAKAKLRPPTAAAKRGTLFFCSFSTDGPSSTMTVSITGATGFVGRRLVQKLLSEDHKVCVLTRSASKATSVFPASTFPGITIAEQGDWDKCIQGSTAVVNLAGMPISTRWSPEIKKEIKESRINVTSKVVNYINNASGDARPSVFVSATAIGFYGTSEISSFDESSPSGNDYLAEVCREWEARACQVNQEDVRLVLLRIGVVLGKDGGALAKMIPLFMMFAGGPLGTGRQWFSWIHQDDLVDLIYESLKNPSYKGVINGTAPNPVRLSEMCERLGRVVGRPSWLPVPEIALKAVLGEGASVVLEGQKVLPVKAKQLGFSYRYPYVQDALRAIARDL from the exons ATGGGTTCTCGCGGCTGCTTCTGCAAGCGACCCGCGGCCATGGgcaatcttcttcttcttcttccccacccGGCCAAGGCCAAATTGAGGCCTcccaccgcggcggcgaagcgcggTACACTCTTCTTCTGCAGCTTCAGCACCGATGGTCCGTCGTCGACGATGACCGTCTCCATCACTGGCGCCACCGGTTTCGTTGGCCGCAGATTGGTCCAAAAGCTTCTCTCCG AAGATCACAAGGTTTGCGTCTTAACGCGGTCCGCCAGCAAGGCCACATCAGTTTTTCCGG CTTCCACATTTCCAGGAATTACAATAGCCGAGCAGGGAGACTGGGATAAGTGCATCCAAGGCTCCACTGCTGTTGTTAACTTGGCAGGCATGCCCATAAGCACAAGGTGGTCACCTGAG ATTAAGAAGGAAATCAAGGAAAGCCGAATCAACGTTACATCAAAA GTGGTGAATTACATAAATAATGCCAGTGGTGATGCTCGGCCCTCAGTTTTCGTGAGCGCAACAGCCATTGGCTTCTATG GTACCAGTGAGATCAGTAGCTTCGATGAGTCAAGTCCGTCAGGCAATGACTATCTAGCAGAG GTGTGTCGAGAGTGGGAGGCCAGGGCATGCCAAGTAAACCAAGAGGATGTTAGGCTTGTGCTTCTTCGGATTGGGGTTGTTCtcggcaaggacggcggcgctctAG CCAAGATGATTCCCCTTTTTATGATGTTTGCCGGCGGCCCCCTGGGGACGGGACGGCAATG GTTTTCCTGGATTCACCAGGACGACCTGGTGGACCTCATCTACGAGTCCCTCAAGAACCCATCATATAAAG GCGTGATAAACGGAACTGCACCCAACCCGGTTCGGCTGTCGGAGATGTGTGAGCGGCTGGGGCGAGTCGTCGGCCGCCCCTCCTGGCTGCCGGTGCCAGAAATCGCCCTCAAAGCGGTGCTCGGAGAAGGTGCATCAGTG GTCCTGGAAGGGCAGAAGGTTCTTCCTGTGAAGGCCAAGCAACTGGGCTTCTCCTACCGATACCCCTATGTACAGGATGCACTCCGGGCCATTGCCAGGGACCTATGA
- the LOC127764635 gene encoding epimerase family protein SDR39U1 homolog, chloroplastic isoform X1, with amino-acid sequence MGSRGCFCKRPAAMGNLLLLLPHPAKAKLRPPTAAAKRGTLFFCSFSTDGPSSTMTVSITGATGFVGRRLVQKLLSEDHKVCVLTRSASKATSVFPASTFPGITIAEQGDWDKCIQGSTAVVNLAGMPISTRWSPEIKKEIKESRINVTSKVVNYINNASGDARPSVFVSATAIGFYGTSEISSFDESSPSGNDYLAEVCREWEARACQVNQEDVRLVLLRIGVVLGKDGGALAKMIPLFMMFAGGPLGTGRQWFSWIHQDDLVDLIYESLKNPSYKGVINGTAPNPVRLSEMCERLGRVVGRPSWLPVPEIALKAVLGEGPGRAEGSSCEGQATGLLLPIPLCTGCTPGHCQGPMTDRLR; translated from the exons ATGGGTTCTCGCGGCTGCTTCTGCAAGCGACCCGCGGCCATGGgcaatcttcttcttcttcttccccacccGGCCAAGGCCAAATTGAGGCCTcccaccgcggcggcgaagcgcggTACACTCTTCTTCTGCAGCTTCAGCACCGATGGTCCGTCGTCGACGATGACCGTCTCCATCACTGGCGCCACCGGTTTCGTTGGCCGCAGATTGGTCCAAAAGCTTCTCTCCG AAGATCACAAGGTTTGCGTCTTAACGCGGTCCGCCAGCAAGGCCACATCAGTTTTTCCGG CTTCCACATTTCCAGGAATTACAATAGCCGAGCAGGGAGACTGGGATAAGTGCATCCAAGGCTCCACTGCTGTTGTTAACTTGGCAGGCATGCCCATAAGCACAAGGTGGTCACCTGAG ATTAAGAAGGAAATCAAGGAAAGCCGAATCAACGTTACATCAAAA GTGGTGAATTACATAAATAATGCCAGTGGTGATGCTCGGCCCTCAGTTTTCGTGAGCGCAACAGCCATTGGCTTCTATG GTACCAGTGAGATCAGTAGCTTCGATGAGTCAAGTCCGTCAGGCAATGACTATCTAGCAGAG GTGTGTCGAGAGTGGGAGGCCAGGGCATGCCAAGTAAACCAAGAGGATGTTAGGCTTGTGCTTCTTCGGATTGGGGTTGTTCtcggcaaggacggcggcgctctAG CCAAGATGATTCCCCTTTTTATGATGTTTGCCGGCGGCCCCCTGGGGACGGGACGGCAATG GTTTTCCTGGATTCACCAGGACGACCTGGTGGACCTCATCTACGAGTCCCTCAAGAACCCATCATATAAAG GCGTGATAAACGGAACTGCACCCAACCCGGTTCGGCTGTCGGAGATGTGTGAGCGGCTGGGGCGAGTCGTCGGCCGCCCCTCCTGGCTGCCGGTGCCAGAAATCGCCCTCAAAGCGGTGCTCGGAGAAG GTCCTGGAAGGGCAGAAGGTTCTTCCTGTGAAGGCCAAGCAACTGGGCTTCTCCTACCGATACCCCTATGTACAGGATGCACTCCGGGCCATTGCCAGGGACCTATGACTGATCGACTCAGATGA
- the LOC127764636 gene encoding uncharacterized protein LOC127764636, with the protein MAAAKAMKLLQVAAALVLACLALQATTAAAHFTLGVSDDHYTERSQLTPRLHSEPLLLHLIDRIKYRRPLRRSYRDEQPNT; encoded by the exons ATGGCGGCCGCGAAGGCGATGAAGCTGTTGCAGGTTGCCGCAGCGCTTGTGTTGGCCTGCTTGGCGCTGCaggcgaccacggcggcggcgcatttCACGCTGGGCGTGTCCGACGATCACTACACGGAACGTTCGCAGTTGACCCCCAGGCTCCACAGCGAGCCCCTCTTGCTTCACCTCATCGACAG GATTAAGTACCGACGTCCCCTCCGACGGAGTTACCGCGATGAACAACCAAACACTTaa
- the LOC127764635 gene encoding epimerase family protein SDR39U1 homolog, chloroplastic isoform X3 yields MGSRGCFCKRPAAMGNLLLLLPHPAKAKLRPPTAAAKRGTLFFCSFSTDGPSSTMTVSITGATGFVGRRLVQKLLSEDHKVCVLTRSASKATSVFPASTFPGITIAEQGDWDKCIQGSTAVVNLAGMPISTRWSPEIKKEIKESRINVTSKVVNYINNASGDARPSVFVSATAIGFYGTSEISSFDESSPSGNDYLAEVCREWEARACQVNQEDVRLVLLRIGVVLGKDGGALAKMIPLFMMFAGGPLGTGRQWFSWIHQDDLVDLIYESLKNPSYKGVINGTAPNPVRLSEMCERLGRVVGRPSWLPVPEIALKAVLGEGASVLEGQKVLPVKAKQLGFSYRYPYVQDALRAIARDL; encoded by the exons ATGGGTTCTCGCGGCTGCTTCTGCAAGCGACCCGCGGCCATGGgcaatcttcttcttcttcttccccacccGGCCAAGGCCAAATTGAGGCCTcccaccgcggcggcgaagcgcggTACACTCTTCTTCTGCAGCTTCAGCACCGATGGTCCGTCGTCGACGATGACCGTCTCCATCACTGGCGCCACCGGTTTCGTTGGCCGCAGATTGGTCCAAAAGCTTCTCTCCG AAGATCACAAGGTTTGCGTCTTAACGCGGTCCGCCAGCAAGGCCACATCAGTTTTTCCGG CTTCCACATTTCCAGGAATTACAATAGCCGAGCAGGGAGACTGGGATAAGTGCATCCAAGGCTCCACTGCTGTTGTTAACTTGGCAGGCATGCCCATAAGCACAAGGTGGTCACCTGAG ATTAAGAAGGAAATCAAGGAAAGCCGAATCAACGTTACATCAAAA GTGGTGAATTACATAAATAATGCCAGTGGTGATGCTCGGCCCTCAGTTTTCGTGAGCGCAACAGCCATTGGCTTCTATG GTACCAGTGAGATCAGTAGCTTCGATGAGTCAAGTCCGTCAGGCAATGACTATCTAGCAGAG GTGTGTCGAGAGTGGGAGGCCAGGGCATGCCAAGTAAACCAAGAGGATGTTAGGCTTGTGCTTCTTCGGATTGGGGTTGTTCtcggcaaggacggcggcgctctAG CCAAGATGATTCCCCTTTTTATGATGTTTGCCGGCGGCCCCCTGGGGACGGGACGGCAATG GTTTTCCTGGATTCACCAGGACGACCTGGTGGACCTCATCTACGAGTCCCTCAAGAACCCATCATATAAAG GCGTGATAAACGGAACTGCACCCAACCCGGTTCGGCTGTCGGAGATGTGTGAGCGGCTGGGGCGAGTCGTCGGCCGCCCCTCCTGGCTGCCGGTGCCAGAAATCGCCCTCAAAGCGGTGCTCGGAGAAGGTGCATCA GTCCTGGAAGGGCAGAAGGTTCTTCCTGTGAAGGCCAAGCAACTGGGCTTCTCCTACCGATACCCCTATGTACAGGATGCACTCCGGGCCATTGCCAGGGACCTATGA